From Pseudomonadota bacterium, one genomic window encodes:
- a CDS encoding aspartyl/asparaginyl beta-hydroxylase domain-containing protein, with translation MDIAHPLNDLGPISVAPLSEAILAFEDEVWREEQLRQKKYSEVHYNTESVILIFCNHDDWPSIEVVKGNGWDRLAQLALPLMHDIIGKHFVPGGTIIRAMAAKLKAGTTITPHTDNHPSFRHSHRIHVPITTNRKVRFMIDGRPHRLEVGHAYEINNQKRHGVMNGGEEDRITFIFDYIPGQVA, from the coding sequence ATGGATATTGCACACCCGCTCAACGATCTAGGGCCGATCTCCGTGGCGCCGCTCAGCGAAGCGATCCTCGCCTTCGAGGACGAGGTATGGCGCGAAGAGCAACTGCGGCAGAAGAAGTACAGCGAGGTTCACTACAACACCGAGTCTGTGATCCTGATCTTCTGCAATCACGATGACTGGCCCAGCATCGAGGTGGTCAAGGGCAACGGGTGGGATCGCCTGGCGCAGCTGGCCTTGCCCCTCATGCACGACATCATCGGCAAGCACTTCGTGCCAGGCGGCACGATCATTCGTGCGATGGCGGCGAAGCTCAAAGCAGGTACCACGATCACGCCGCACACGGACAACCATCCCTCCTTCCGCCACAGCCATCGCATCCACGTGCCGATCACCACCAACCGCAAGGTGCGCTTCATGATCGACGGCAGACCGCACCGCTTGGAGGTGGGCCATGCTTACGAGATTAACAACCAGAAGCGCCATGGCGTAATGAACGGCGGTGAGGAAGACCGCATTACGTTCATCTTCGACTACATCCCCGGCCAGGTGGCCTGA
- a CDS encoding sodium:solute symporter family protein produces the protein MDSYSLTIAISVVVFAAIGGYSGRSVKSIDDYFVAGRRAPTLLIVGTLVASLFSTSVFLGEAGFTYDGWVGPYLLLPGIAITGYIYGALFFGTFLRRSRAPTVADYLGQRFRSRRVQRAAGATIVLGLGGYLLVVTQGSAILLADITPLSYGQAVVVAWISYTAFTLYAGSKGVVITDTLMFLLFCGATVLFGYFVFDGFGGVGQAIETLTRESPKPDITAWHGTIGEGTDWPTAWDFLIWLVIVDGAWSLVYAVGPWQASRHLMARDEHVVLRGAIYASFAIIFLQILIYGTGGIINLADPAIEPSERVIVWASQHLVPELLGALMLAGIAAAGLSSASTFLSLVGFSLSNDVGPERGALQLRTTRLLMGGFAVVVLILALNLPANVFWIMLFIGTVFASSWGPVALMSVWSRSITANGAFWGIVAGFFGNVVPAALVYFGVISLPSYLDPAVLGGAASLLVIYLFARREQPSDEERTYRKQLHETPETDRDADKVRTTLIAPVLLVTYGVLMPFLLLNFYVRPVQRGRGTIGPGDSLNWSEAEPWIAFGPALLFIPLGIVAAIVIWRRYHPLTRNAVAHA, from the coding sequence ATGGACAGCTACAGCTTGACGATTGCGATCAGCGTGGTCGTCTTCGCCGCCATCGGCGGCTACAGCGGACGCAGCGTGAAGTCGATCGACGACTATTTCGTCGCCGGGCGACGCGCCCCCACGTTGCTGATCGTAGGCACGCTGGTCGCAAGCTTGTTCAGCACGTCGGTTTTCCTCGGCGAGGCTGGCTTCACCTACGATGGCTGGGTAGGTCCCTACCTGCTCCTGCCCGGCATCGCCATCACCGGCTACATCTACGGCGCCCTGTTCTTCGGCACCTTCCTGCGCCGCAGCCGCGCACCCACGGTGGCCGACTACCTGGGACAGCGCTTTCGCAGCCGACGCGTGCAGCGGGCCGCCGGCGCCACCATCGTCCTCGGCCTCGGCGGGTACCTGCTGGTGGTCACTCAGGGGTCCGCGATCCTGCTCGCCGACATCACCCCGTTGAGCTATGGCCAGGCCGTGGTCGTGGCCTGGATCAGCTACACCGCTTTCACGCTCTACGCCGGCTCCAAAGGCGTGGTGATCACCGACACCCTGATGTTCCTGCTCTTCTGCGGAGCCACGGTGCTCTTCGGCTACTTCGTCTTCGACGGCTTCGGCGGCGTGGGGCAGGCGATCGAGACGCTCACGCGAGAGAGCCCTAAGCCGGACATCACGGCCTGGCATGGCACGATCGGTGAGGGCACGGACTGGCCGACAGCCTGGGATTTTCTCATCTGGCTGGTGATCGTCGATGGGGCTTGGAGCCTCGTATACGCGGTCGGCCCCTGGCAGGCCAGTCGCCACCTGATGGCGCGAGACGAACACGTGGTCCTGCGCGGGGCGATCTACGCGAGCTTCGCCATCATCTTTCTGCAGATCCTCATCTACGGCACCGGTGGCATCATCAACCTGGCGGACCCCGCGATCGAGCCCTCAGAGCGGGTGATCGTGTGGGCCTCCCAGCACCTGGTGCCGGAACTCCTCGGGGCCTTGATGCTGGCCGGTATCGCGGCGGCCGGCTTGTCCTCCGCATCCACCTTCCTCTCCCTCGTGGGCTTCAGCCTGAGCAACGATGTGGGGCCCGAACGCGGTGCCCTGCAACTGCGCACGACGCGACTGCTGATGGGAGGGTTCGCGGTGGTGGTGCTGATCCTGGCCCTCAACTTACCGGCGAACGTGTTCTGGATCATGTTGTTCATCGGTACCGTCTTCGCCTCCTCCTGGGGGCCGGTGGCATTGATGAGCGTGTGGAGTCGATCGATCACAGCCAACGGCGCCTTCTGGGGTATCGTCGCCGGCTTCTTCGGCAACGTGGTGCCGGCTGCACTGGTCTACTTCGGTGTGATCTCCCTGCCCAGCTATCTCGATCCAGCCGTGCTCGGCGGCGCTGCCAGCCTGCTGGTGATCTACCTCTTTGCCCGGCGCGAGCAACCGAGCGACGAGGAACGCACCTACCGGAAGCAATTGCACGAGACACCCGAGACCGACCGCGATGCGGACAAGGTGCGAACCACGCTGATCGCACCGGTGCTGCTGGTGACCTACGGCGTGCTGATGCCGTTTCTGCTGCTTAACTTCTATGTACGCCCGGTACAACGGGGGCGCGGCACGATCGGCCCCGGCGACAGCTTGAACTGGAGTGAAGCCGAGCCGTGGATCGCCTTCGGCCCAGCGTTACTCTTCATTCCCCTCGGCATCGTGGCCGCCATCGTGATTTGGCGTCGCTACCATCCCCTGACGCGCAACGCGGTTGCCCATGCCTGA
- a CDS encoding FAD-binding oxidoreductase, translating into MPDSHPRCSSYYNATILQESDYPELRGDLSADIAVIGGGFSGVNTALELAERGFKVVVVEANKIAWGATGRNGGQITGSLSGDAAMTKALRKRMGSAAEDYVWRMRWRGHDIIKGRIEKYGIACDLKHGHLHAAYTPRHMPELQAMHDQGHARGMGEYLTMLSREQVPDYLGTDIYHGALYNT; encoded by the coding sequence ATGCCTGACTCACATCCGAGGTGTAGTTCCTACTACAACGCGACGATCCTGCAGGAATCGGATTACCCTGAGCTGCGCGGTGACCTAAGCGCGGATATCGCTGTGATCGGCGGTGGGTTCAGCGGGGTGAACACCGCCCTGGAACTGGCGGAGCGTGGCTTCAAGGTCGTGGTGGTAGAGGCGAACAAGATTGCTTGGGGTGCCACTGGGCGCAACGGCGGACAGATCACCGGCAGTCTGTCGGGTGATGCGGCGATGACCAAGGCGCTACGCAAGCGAATGGGTTCGGCCGCCGAAGACTACGTGTGGCGCATGCGCTGGCGCGGTCACGACATCATCAAGGGCAGGATCGAGAAGTACGGCATAGCCTGCGATCTCAAACATGGCCACCTCCACGCCGCCTACACACCCAGGCACATGCCAGAGCTGCAGGCGATGCACGATCAGGGGCACGCACGGGGTATGGGCGAATACCTGACGATGCTCTCCCGGGAGCAAGTGCCCGACTACCTAGGCACCGACATCTACCACGGCGCTCTCTACAACACGA